TGAGCAAGCTCGGCCCATTCTTCATCAGACAGCAATTTGTCCAAATCAACCAGAATAAGCAGTTCATTATCCCTGTTACTTACGCCCTGAATAAACTTGGCACTCTCTTCGGTACCCACGTTTGGCGCATTGTCTATTTCAGAGCGGCGCAGATAAACCACTTCTGCCACACTGTCGACCAAAATCCCGATAACCTGTTTTTCGGCTTCGATGATGACAATTCGGGTAGAGTCATCGACTTCAGCCGGCTGCAGCCCAAAACGTGAGCGGGTATCGATAACCGTCACCACGTTGCCACGCAGGTTGATAATACCCAAAACGTAGTGAGGGGCTCCAGGTACAGGGGCAATCTCGGTATAACGCAGCACCTCCTGAACCTGCATCACATTGATGCCATAGGTTTCGTTATCCAGTCTGAAGGTCACCCACTGTAATACCGCATCATCCTTTCCGGCAGCCACTGCCGCTACATTTCTCGAGTCTGTCATACGTACCTCAGCTAATAGGATCCTGACAACCTAAACCTGCATTGAGCATTTGGATCAATGCCCTGACATTCAAGATGCCACACATTTGTTCTTTCACTACACCGGCCAACCAGGGGCGTTTACCCGCCGTGGTGCGCCAATTGACTTGGGACTGCTTAATCCGTACCGAGTTAACCAAAGATTCACAGGCCAAGCCCCAATTACTGTCTTCCAATAATACAAGATATTGATAATTTACGTTTTGCGCCAGTTCTTCATTGTATTTTTCCGGCATCACCCAGGCGCAGGTGTCCACCAGATTGAGTTGCGACTCTCTGTGAGTCTGCACACCCAGAAACCAATCAGGGCGCCCGAAAATATGATTGATGCGCTCAACCTTAACTATCCCACCCAAACTGACCAGG
This sequence is a window from Shewanella zhangzhouensis. Protein-coding genes within it:
- a CDS encoding chemotaxis protein CheW, with translation MTDSRNVAAVAAGKDDAVLQWVTFRLDNETYGINVMQVQEVLRYTEIAPVPGAPHYVLGIINLRGNVVTVIDTRSRFGLQPAEVDDSTRIVIIEAEKQVIGILVDSVAEVVYLRRSEIDNAPNVGTEESAKFIQGVSNRDNELLILVDLDKLLSDEEWAELAQI